The following nucleotide sequence is from Kiritimatiella glycovorans.
CTGCTGCTGCGCGCCGCTTACGAGGCCCCGCAGGGTCTGAGCATCTACGGCCAGGAAAACGACAACGCCACCTGGGCGCTGGCGAAGATGAACATGATCCTGCACGACTACCCCACCGCCGAACTGTGGCGGGACAACACCCTCTCGCGCCCCTATTTCAAGAGCGCCGACGGCCGCCTCAAGACCTTCGACTACGCCGTCGCCAATCCGCCGTTCTCCGCCAAGTCCTGGACCAACGGCCTGGACCCGGCCAACGACGAGTTCGACCGCTTCGAATACGGCATCCCGCCGGCCAAGAACGGCGACTACGCCTTTTTGCTGCACCTGATCAAGTCGCTCAGGTCCACCGGCAAGGGCGCCATCATCCTGCCCCACGGCGTGCTGTTTCGCGGCAACAAGGAGGCCGACATCCGCCGCAAGCTGATAAGCCGCGGGCTGATCAAGGGCATTATCGGTCTCCCGGCCAACCTCTTCTACGGTACCGGCATCCCCGCCTGCATCCTGGTCATCGACAAGCAACAGGCCGCCGGCCGCGAGCACATCTTTATGGTCGACGCCAGCCGCGAGTTCATCAAGGACGGCAACAAGAACCGCCTGCGCTCGCGCGACATCCACAAGATCGTGGACGTATTCAACCACCAGCGCGATCTGCCCGGCTACGCCCGCCAAGTGCCGCTGGCCGAAATCGCCTCCGAGGCCAACGACTCCAACCTCAACATCCCGCGCTACATCGACACGGGCGAGGCCGAGGACCGCCACGACCTCGGCGCGCATCTCAACGGCGGCATCCCCCAGCGCGACGTGGACGCGCTGGCACCCTACTGGTCCGTACTGCCCGGCCTGCGCGAGGCCTTGTTCAAAGACAACGGCCAGCCCGGCTACCTGGAAGCGAAGGTCGAGACCCGGCAAGTCAAGCCCACCGTGCTGGCGCACCCCGACTTCCAGGCCTTCGCGGGCACCGTCAGCGGCGTCATCAACGCCTGGCAGGCGGCCCATCGCTCGGCACTGCACGCCCTGCAAGCCGGCGACAAGCCCCGGGATGTGATCCACGCCCTGTCCGATGACCTGCTCCAGCGCTTTGCTGAGATACCACTGCTGGACCGCTACGCCGTCTACCAGCGCCTGATGGACTACTGGGCCGACGTCATGGCCGACGACGCCCACCTCATCGCCGCCGAGGGCTGGCAGGACGCCGCCCGCCCCCGCGGCGTCATCGACAACAAGGAACGCAAGATCAAGGAAGCCCCCGACCTCACCATCGGCAGCGGCAAAAAGGCCAGGAAATACAAGCTGGACCTGATCCCGCCCGCGCTGGTCATCACCCGCTACTTCGCCGACCAGCAGGCCAGGCTCGAAACACTACAGGCCGAGCAGGAAACCGCCACCCGCGAGCTGGAGGAATTCATCGAGGAACAGGCGTCGATGGATGGGGGCGAGGAAGACCCCTTGAGCGAGGTCAAAAACGACAAGGGCAAGGTCACCAAAACCGAGATCCCCAAACGCCTCAAGGCCCTCAAGGGCGAGCCGGACAGCGCCGACGAGATCGCCGCCCTCAAGCAGTGCAAAACGCTCATGGAGGCCGAGGCCAGCGCCAAGACGGCCGTCAAGAACGCCCAGGCCGAGCTCGATCAGGCCGTGCTCGCCCGCTACGAATCCCTCACCGAGGACGAGATCAGGCAGCTCACGGTGGACGACAAATGGCTGGCCGACATCCGCGCCGCCATCGAATCCGAAGTCGAGCGCATCACCAACCAACTCGCCGGCCGCGTCCGCGAGCTGGAAGAACGCTACGCCGAGCCCTTGCCGGCCATCGAGCGAGAGGTCGAGGACCTGGCCGCGCGGGTCACCGGCCACCTGGAGAAAATGGGGGTGCGGGTCGATGGTTGAGCGGAGCGAGATGATGGAACAGGAGGCCATGCGGGATGCGTCGCTCGCTTACTCGGTAGAGGCCAGGACGGCTATCGCAGAGGATGTGCCGCCTGGGTACAAGCGGACTGAAGTGGGGGTGATTCCGGAGGATTGGAGCGTCAAGACGGTAAGTGAATTCGGTCAAGTGATCACAGGAGGAACCCCTTCCACGAAAGTGCGGGCTTACTGGGGAGATGCTTATCCGTGGGTAACGCCAACAGATATATCTACAAACAAAGATATTTGCTCTACTGAGCGGCACTTGAGTGAGGCTGGGTTCAGAGTAATGCGGGGGCTCCCGGCGAATACGGTGCTAGTTACATGCATTGCTAGCATTGGAAAGAATGCAGTTCTGAGAACGCCAGGATCCTGTAACCAACAAATCAACGCTGTGATCCCTGACCGAGACTATGACTCTGACTTTCTGTACTACCTCTTTGAGTTCTCCAAAAACTACTTGATCGGAAGCGCGGGGACTACTGCTACAAGTATCATTTCCAAAAGTCTATTCAGCAGTTTGGCCTTTGCTCTACCTGCCATCCGTGAACAACGCGCCATCGCCACCGCCCTGTCGGACGCGGACGCGCTGATCGAATCCCTCGACCGCCTGATCGCCAAAAAGCGCGCCATCAAACAGGCCGCCATGCAACAACTCCTCACCGGCCAGACCCGCTTGCCGGGCTTCACCGGCGAATGGGAGACGACGCGGTTGGGGGAGATTGCTGAGATTGTCATGGGGCAATCCCCAGGTTCTGCCTTCTACAACGCGAAAGGGGAAGGGCTACCGTTAATACAAGGCAATGCTGATATTGAGAACCGTCAGACGATTCGACGGATAAGCACTACCCAGATCACCAAGAAAGGCAGGCGAGGGGATATTCTTTTGTCAGTGCGCGCGCCAGTCGGCGAAGTCTCGCGCGCAACCTTCGATGTTTGCTTAGGCCGCGGTGTCTGCGCCCTGCGATTTCCGACCGATTTCTTATTTCACTACTTGGTTTACCTGGAGCCCTCATGGGGAAAGCACTCAAAAGGATCAACTTTTGATTCAGTGAACTCTGCCGACATTAAGGCCCTGGAGGTCGCGCTACCAGGCACCGAAGAACAAACCGCCATCGCCACCGTCCTCTCCGATATGGACACCGAAATCGAAGCCCTGGAGCGCCGCCGCGACAAAGCCCGACAGATCAAGCAGGGCATGATGCAGCAGCTCCTCACCGGCCGGGTGCGGTTGGTGGAACCGGAATCACCCACGGAGGCAAAGGCATGAAGGCCACGGAAGCCAAGTTGCTCGATTTCCTCAAGAAGTCGCCGCAGTTCATTATTCCGATCTACCAGCGCACCTATTCCTGGACGGAGCCGCAGTGCCGGCAACTCTGGGACGATGTGCTTCGGGCCGGATCGAACGATGCCATCAGCGCACACTTCATCGGCTCTATTGTTTACATCGAACAGGGCTTGTATCAGGTGTCCAGCCAGTCGCCGCTGCTCGTTATTGACGGCCAGCAACGGCTGACCACGGCCATGTTGATGATTGAGGCGCTATGCCGCCATCTGGGCGATGAGGAGCCGATTGACGGCTTTTCGGCGAAGAAGTTGCGTAATTACTACCTGCTGAATCCGCTCGAGGAGGGGGAGCGTGGGTTCAAGCTGCTGCTGACAGAAACGGACAAGGACAGCCTGCTGGCGCTCTTTCGGCAGAAGCCACTCCCGGCAGATGGTTCTCTGCGGATCCAGGAGAACTTTGAATGGTTCGAGCAGCAGGTGAATCGACTTGAGGATTTGGTCCCCTTGTGTCGTGGGCTGGCCAAGCTGGTGATCGTGGATATTGCCCTGAGCCGCGACCAGGATAACCCCCAGCTCATCTTCGAAAGCATGAACTCCACCGGCCGGGAGCTGAGCCAGGCCGACCTGATCCGCAACTTTGTGCTGATGGGGCTTGAGCCGGAGCACCAGCGCCGACTCTATGAGGACCTCTGGCGCCCGATGGAGCTGAACTTTGGCCAAGAGGGCTACGGCGCCCATTTCGACTGGTTCATGCGCCATTATCTGACAGTGCGAACCGGCGATATTCCGAAAATCGGTGATGTGTATGAAGCCTTCAAGGCCTACGCCCGCGCGCCGAAACAGGCAGAACAGGGCGTAGATGCATTGGTGGCGGATATCCACGCCTTTGCCGGATTCTACTGCGCCATGGCGCTGGGTAAGGAAAACGACAAATTGCTCGCAGAAGCGTTCCGTGACCTGCGCGAACTGAAGGTCGATGTGGCGTATCCGTTCCTGCTGGAACTTTACACGGATTATGAAAACGGACTCTTGTCACGGGAGGATTTTGCTGCGGCCGTCCGGCTGGTGGAGGCCTATGTGTTTCGCCGCGCCGTCTGTGCAATTCCCACTAACTCTCTGAACAAGACGTTTGCCAACCTTGGGCGCGGCCTGAAAAAGGATCGGTACCTGGAAAGCATTCAGGTGCACTTTTTGAATCTGCCCTCGTATCGCCGCTTTCCGAGAGATGATGAATTCCGGCGAGAGCTGGCGACCCGTGACCTGTATAACTTCCGGAGTCGCAGCTACTGGTTGCGGCGGCTGGAGAATCACGACCGAAAGGAAAGGGTGCCGGTGGATGAATATACCATCGAGCATATTCTGCCGCAGAACGACAACTTGTCCCCGCAGTGGCGGCAGGCCCTTGGGGAGGAGTGGCAACGCATTCAGGAAACCTGGCTGCACAGCCTGGGTAACCTGACCCTCACCGGCTACAACGCCGAGTACAGTGATCGACCCTTTACCGACAAGCGCGACATGAAAGGGGGCTTCAGACAAAGCCCTTTGCGAGTGAACGAGGGACTTGGGTTACTTGAGACCTGGAACGAGCAAGCTATAAAGGAGCGGGCGCAACGATTGGCGGAATGGGCCATCAAGGTCTGGCCCGCGCCCCGGGTCGACGACGACGTGCTGGCAGCGTATCGGACAGAGAAAGCGCCCCAGGCGACCTATAGCCTAAGCGACCACCCTCAGCTTATTGAAGGCAAGCCCATGCGGGCGCTGTTTGAGGCGTTACGCAAGGACGTCCTGGCGTTGGACCCTGGCGTCACCGAGGAGGTCCTAAAGCTCTATATCGCTTTCAAGGCTGAGAGCAACTTCGTCGATGTGGTGCCACAAAAGAGCCGTCTGCGCTTGTCGTTGAACATGGCCTTCCATGAGTTGCATGATCCGAAACAACTGGCGAAGGACGTAACCAACCTTGGG
It contains:
- a CDS encoding type I restriction-modification system subunit M; amino-acid sequence: MALKKSQLYTSLWQSCDELRGGMDASQYKDYVLTLLFMKYVSDKQDSLIEVPEGGSFQDMVALKGDKEIGDKINKIIGRLAEANDLKGVIDQADFNDETKLGSGKDMQDRLSKLVSIFDQLDLGANRADGDDLLGDTYEYLMRHFATESGKSKGQFYTPGEVSRVIAQVVGIGPDTRQDETLYDPTCGSGSLLLRAAYEAPQGLSIYGQENDNATWALAKMNMILHDYPTAELWRDNTLSRPYFKSADGRLKTFDYAVANPPFSAKSWTNGLDPANDEFDRFEYGIPPAKNGDYAFLLHLIKSLRSTGKGAIILPHGVLFRGNKEADIRRKLISRGLIKGIIGLPANLFYGTGIPACILVIDKQQAAGREHIFMVDASREFIKDGNKNRLRSRDIHKIVDVFNHQRDLPGYARQVPLAEIASEANDSNLNIPRYIDTGEAEDRHDLGAHLNGGIPQRDVDALAPYWSVLPGLREALFKDNGQPGYLEAKVETRQVKPTVLAHPDFQAFAGTVSGVINAWQAAHRSALHALQAGDKPRDVIHALSDDLLQRFAEIPLLDRYAVYQRLMDYWADVMADDAHLIAAEGWQDAARPRGVIDNKERKIKEAPDLTIGSGKKARKYKLDLIPPALVITRYFADQQARLETLQAEQETATRELEEFIEEQASMDGGEEDPLSEVKNDKGKVTKTEIPKRLKALKGEPDSADEIAALKQCKTLMEAEASAKTAVKNAQAELDQAVLARYESLTEDEIRQLTVDDKWLADIRAAIESEVERITNQLAGRVRELEERYAEPLPAIEREVEDLAARVTGHLEKMGVRVDG
- a CDS encoding GmrSD restriction endonuclease domain-containing protein yields the protein MKATEAKLLDFLKKSPQFIIPIYQRTYSWTEPQCRQLWDDVLRAGSNDAISAHFIGSIVYIEQGLYQVSSQSPLLVIDGQQRLTTAMLMIEALCRHLGDEEPIDGFSAKKLRNYYLLNPLEEGERGFKLLLTETDKDSLLALFRQKPLPADGSLRIQENFEWFEQQVNRLEDLVPLCRGLAKLVIVDIALSRDQDNPQLIFESMNSTGRELSQADLIRNFVLMGLEPEHQRRLYEDLWRPMELNFGQEGYGAHFDWFMRHYLTVRTGDIPKIGDVYEAFKAYARAPKQAEQGVDALVADIHAFAGFYCAMALGKENDKLLAEAFRDLRELKVDVAYPFLLELYTDYENGLLSREDFAAAVRLVEAYVFRRAVCAIPTNSLNKTFANLGRGLKKDRYLESIQVHFLNLPSYRRFPRDDEFRRELATRDLYNFRSRSYWLRRLENHDRKERVPVDEYTIEHILPQNDNLSPQWRQALGEEWQRIQETWLHSLGNLTLTGYNAEYSDRPFTDKRDMKGGFRQSPLRVNEGLGLLETWNEQAIKERAQRLAEWAIKVWPAPRVDDDVLAAYRTEKAPQATYSLSDHPQLIEGKPMRALFEALRKDVLALDPGVTEEVLKLYIAFKAESNFVDVVPQKSRLRLSLNMAFHELHDPKQLAKDVTNLGRWGNGDVEVGLSSPDDLPYVMGLVRQAFEKQMGDMEVMT
- a CDS encoding restriction endonuclease subunit S; translation: MMEQEAMRDASLAYSVEARTAIAEDVPPGYKRTEVGVIPEDWSVKTVSEFGQVITGGTPSTKVRAYWGDAYPWVTPTDISTNKDICSTERHLSEAGFRVMRGLPANTVLVTCIASIGKNAVLRTPGSCNQQINAVIPDRDYDSDFLYYLFEFSKNYLIGSAGTTATSIISKSLFSSLAFALPAIREQRAIATALSDADALIESLDRLIAKKRAIKQAAMQQLLTGQTRLPGFTGEWETTRLGEIAEIVMGQSPGSAFYNAKGEGLPLIQGNADIENRQTIRRISTTQITKKGRRGDILLSVRAPVGEVSRATFDVCLGRGVCALRFPTDFLFHYLVYLEPSWGKHSKGSTFDSVNSADIKALEVALPGTEEQTAIATVLSDMDTEIEALERRRDKARQIKQGMMQQLLTGRVRLVEPESPTEAKA